Genomic window (Candidatus Eremiobacteraceae bacterium):
TCTACATCTGTACCGATCGTGCGCCGATGTATTCGATATGAGACTTTGCGCTAAATCACTGATGGATGTTTGGATTTCGCACACCATATGATCGCACAGAGCGGAGCGGCGATGTATCCTACTAGTCTCGGCGAGCTCATGACGAAGATGTACGAAGAGCGGGCTTCCGACTTGCACATCGTTGTCGGATGCGCTCCGTCCGTCCGCCGCAACGGGCACTTGGAGCCGCTGGTCGATCAAGTGCTCACGGCTGACGACGCCCGTCAGCTCGTCACATCCATTCTCACCGACGACCAATTGGAAGCGCTTGAATCCAGGCGGCAGCTCGACTTCGCATATTCGATGACCGGTCTCGCACGGTTTCGCGTCAATATTTGCTACGAACGCGAATGTCTTTCCGGCGTGTTCCGGCTGATCCCGACCGACCCGCCCCACCTCGAAGAGACCAACTTCCCGGATATTTTGGCGGAGGTGACGTCGCGCCCGCGCGGCCTCGTGCTCGTCACCGGTCCGACTGGTTCGGGCAAATCGACCACGCTTGCAGCCATGCTCGACTTCATCAACCGCCACCGCCGGTCCAAGATCGTCACGATCGAAGATCCGATCGAGTTCATGCATAAGAGCAAAAAGGCCATCATCACGCAGCGTGAGATCGGCCGCGACGCGCTCTCGACCGCGGATGCGTTACGCGCGATGCTGCGTCAGGATCCCGACGTCGTGCTGATCGGCGAGATGCGCGATCTCGAGACGATCGCACTCGCGCTCACCGCCGCCGAGACCGGTCACCTCGTGT
Coding sequences:
- a CDS encoding type IV pilus twitching motility protein PilT; the encoded protein is MIAQSGAAMYPTSLGELMTKMYEERASDLHIVVGCAPSVRRNGHLEPLVDQVLTADDARQLVTSILTDDQLEALESRRQLDFAYSMTGLARFRVNICYERECLSGVFRLIPTDPPHLEETNFPDILAEVTSRPRGLVLVTGPTGSGKSTTLAAMLDFINRHRRSKIVTIEDPIEFMHKSKKAIITQREIGRDALSTADALRAMLRQDPDVVLIGEMRDLETIALALTAAETGHLVFATLHTTSAPEAVTRIIDVFPPEQQEQIRVMLSTVIEAVFSQTLVPRADGNGRIAALEILIGTPGVRNLIRENKIPQMMSAMQTGQNLGMQTMEKDLANLVKNGLVTLEAAMAKASHPDEVKRAVEAGGR